From a single Diceros bicornis minor isolate mBicDic1 chromosome 6, mDicBic1.mat.cur, whole genome shotgun sequence genomic region:
- the ZNF518A gene encoding zinc finger protein 518A produces MPSEQKQLLLDEKQTTLKKDYGVKNERVDTIRSVLKPKISENSFHYELKNVKIVLPKINIPNEVLLKHEVDKYRKLFQHKPQTARKSVSIKAVSCVEECVLLHKSERVEEESIKMSAKILNFNCLKCRDSTRYSPNDLQKHFQMWHHGELPSYPCEMCSFSANDFQVFKQHRRTHRSTLVKCDICNNESVYTLLDLTKHFASTHCVNGNFQCEKCKFSTQDVGTFVQHIHRHNEIRYKCGKCHHVCFTKGEFQKHLHVHSGTFPFTCQYCSYGATRREHLVRHVITLHKEHLYAKEKLEKDKYEKRMAKTSAGLKLILKRYKIGASRKTFWKRKKINNGIDRSIEKNTQLLKKVNKTQAKSEDQSHLVQEHLNEEKDERLHCENNDKPAESESEKPVLSTGQCNRAEEGSNSTSGALKTAVQGPTVLMVKNNRITIPANYSAKFMGFKMVDGKQHIVIKLLPTNKQNLYSPGSQSDAAKDSTANLQPQTLDTTGFLTGITTELSDTVYMKATPPFSCSSPILSGKITSEKEMALLSQTSDMLQTMDDEKSVSSLPTTSELVTASVNLTTKIETRDNVDLWGGHFTQSHPDVSGTAIKSPDKVNYTTKPNAYSSGDMHNYCINYVNSELPVESSNQGSLPFHNYSKVNNSNKRRRLSGTAVFENPQRESSSSKTLVQQPISESVLSLVRKESSNPDSLLASISLLNTKDGTLKTQAEIEEQCVLEKGQNIDGQNLYTNENQNFESMTEKATWKDISSVESPLMPRITSVFSLQSQQASEFLPPEINQLLQDVLKTKSDVKQDSNNTPNKGLPLHCDQSFQKPEGEDKIVESSKDFKVQGIFPIPSGSVGINGPTNDLNLKCSGKEKPLLSVPQDVRDSEKTPRISGIGTLLKTQSDAIITQQLVKDKLRATTQNLGSLYMQRPLLNSEPKKAIFVQTPKGFFVPLHIANKPGIHVVSGRPLPLVNTQGVPASLLLNKKPGMILTFNSGKFEGVSTVKAESAQACGTTAKEPCRTPFLKVEPNNNCLTPALCSSIGSCLSVKSSSENTLPLKGPYIIKTSASSSVKAVPTPNISEQQGTKLNILDSVKQQNEIFPKPPLYTLLPDGKQPVFLKCVMPNKTELLRSKLVQNSTYYQHIRPKKPEGTPQKILLKIFNPVLNVTAANNLSVSNSATSLQKDNVPSNQTTGGEQKEPESSRDALPFLLDDMMPANEIVITSTATCPESSEEPVCITDHSDARVLRCKTNCTIERSFSRKKTSKKNFSRIKTHVSSKDSDTAFVSRNRNCKRKCSYQEPPRKKATLHRKCKEKTKPEDVHESFDFSRPRLSKDSVRTLRLFPFSSKQLVKCPRRNQPVVVLNHPDADAPEVVNVMKTIAKFNGRVLKVALSKRTINALLKPVCCNSSETTYDDFSKRHKTFKPVSSVKERFVLKLTLKKTSKNNYQIVKTTSENVLKAKFNCWFCGRVFDNQDAWAGHGQRHLMEATRDWNMLE; encoded by the coding sequence atGCCATCTGAACAGAAACAGTTACTTTTGGATGAAAaacaaactactttaaaaaaagattatggTGTGAAAAATGAGAGAGTTGATACTATCAGATCAGTACTTAAaccaaaaatttcagaaaatagttttcattatgaactaaaaaatgtgaaaattgtTTTGCCGAAGATAAATATTCCAAATGAAGTCCTATTGAAACATGAAGTTgacaaatacagaaaattatttcAGCATAAACCACAGACTGCAAGAAAATCTGTCAGTATAAAGGCTGTAAGCTGTGTAGAGGAGTGTGTGTTGCTCCATAAGTCTGAGAGAGTTGAAGAAGAGAGTATAAAAATGTCTGCAAAAATACTCAATTTCAACTGTTTAAAATGCCGAGATAGCACTCGATATAGCCCAAACGATTTGCAGAAACACTTTCAAATGTGGCACCATGGTGAATTACCTTCATATCCTTGTGAAATGTGCAGTTTTTCAGCAAATGACTTCCAGGTATTTAAACAACACAGACGAACCCATAGAAGCACTTTAGTAAAATGTGACATTTGTAACAATGAGAGTGTATATACTTTATTAGACTTGACAAAGCATTTTGCATCCACACATTGTGTAAATGGTAATTTTCAATGTGAAAAGTGCAAATTCTCCACCCAGGATGTTGGCACATTTGTTCAGCACATTCATAGACACAATGAAATCCGTTATAAATGTGGTAAATGCCATCATGTATGTTTTACCAAAGGAGAATTCCAGAAGCACCTTCATGTTCATTCTGGTACATTTCCCTTTACTTGTCAATATTGTAGCTATGGTGCCACCAGAAGAGAGCACCTTGTAAGACATGTTATAACTTTGCACAAAGAACATTTATATGcgaaagaaaaactggaaaaagacaaatatgaaaAAAGGATGGCAAAGACTTCAGCAGGACTTAAGTTAATATTGAAAAGATACAAAATAGGTGCATCAAGGAAGACGTTCTGGAAACGTAAGAAAATCAACAATGGAATTGACAGAAGTATAGAAAAAAACACTCAACTGCTTaaaaaagtgaacaaaacacaGGCTAAATCTGAAGACCAGAGCCATCTTGTTCAAGAACatttaaatgaagaaaaggaTGAACGACTACACTGTGAGAATAATGATAAACCTGCTGAGTCAGAGTCAGAAAAACCAGTTCTGTCCACTGGGCAATGTAATAGAGCTGAAGAGGGATCAAATTCTACTTCAGGTGCCCTGAAGACTGCTGTACAAGGACCTACAGTGTTAATGgtgaaaaataatagaataacaATTCCTGCTAACTACAGTGCTAAGTTTATGGGCTTCAAGATGGTGGACGGAAAACAACATATTGTAATAAAATTGTTGCCTACCAATAAACAGAATTTATATTCACCAGGCTCACAGTCAGATGCTGCAAAGGACAGTACTGCTAACTTGCAGCCCCAGACTTTGGACACCACTGGATTTTTAACAGGAATAACAACTGAGTTAAGTGACACAGTTTACATGAAAGCAACTCCTCCATTTTCATGTTCATCTCCTATACTTTCAGGGAAAATAACTTCGGAAAAAGAGATGGCTTTACTCTCTCAAACGAGTGATATGCTTCAAACAATGGATGATGAAAAAAGTGTATCTTCTTTGCCAACAACATCAGAATTGGTTACAGCATCAGTGAATTTGACCACAAAAATTGAAACAAGAGATAATGTTGACTTATGGGGAGGTCATTTTACTCAGAGTCACCCTGATGTGTCAGGTACTGCCATTAAAAGTCCAGATAAAGTCAACTATACTACCAAACCAAATGCATACAGCAGTGGAGATATGCATAACTATTGCATTAATTATGTCAACTCTGAGTTACCTGTTGAATCTTCCAACCAAGGATCATTACCTTTTCATAATTATTCAAAAGTGAATAATTCTAATAAACGTCGTAGGCTTTCAGGAACAGCAGTGTTTGAAAACCCTCAAAGAGAATCTTCATCAAGCAAGACACTTGTTCAACAACCAATAAGTGAATCAGTTTTATCACTAGTAAGGAAGGAGAGCTCAAACCCAGATAGCCTATTAGCATCTATTAGCCTTTTAAATACTAAAGATGGAACTTTAAAAACACAAGCTGAAATTGAAGAACAGTGTGTTTTAGAAAAAGGACAAAACATTGATGGGCAGAACCTATACACtaatgaaaatcaaaattttgAGAGCATGACTGAAAAAGCCACATGGAAGGACATTTCTAGTGTTGAGTCACCTCTGATGCCTAGAATcacatctgttttctctctccagaGCCAACAGGCATCAGAATTTTTGCCTCCTGAAATAAACCAGTTACTTCAAgatgtattaaaaacaaaatctgatgTAAAACAAGATTCTAATAACACTCCAAATAAAGGCCTGCCCCTTCATTGTGACCAGTCATTTCAGAAACCTGAGGGAGAAGACAAAATAGTTGAATCTTCAAAAGACTTCAAAGTACAAGGCATCTTCCCAATTCCATCTGGTAGTGTGGGGATTAATGGGCCTACAAATGATCTGAATTTAAAATGTAGTGGAAAAGAAAAACCACTTCTGTCAGTGCCACAAGATGTGAGAGATTCAGAGAAGACACCTAGAATTTCAGGTATTGGCACATTACTTAAGACTCAGTCAGATGCAATAATAACACAGCAGCTCGTAAAAGACAAACTGCGAGCCACTACACAAAATttgggttctttatatatgcaGAGGCCACTTctaaattcagaaccaaaaaaagCTATATTTGTTCAGACTCCAAAAGGCTTTTTTGTACCATTGCACATTGCTAACAAGCCTGGAATACATGTTGTTTCAGGAAGACCACTTCCGTTAGTTAATACACAAGGCGTACCTGCTTCTCTTCTTTTAAATAAGAAACCTGGGATGATTTTAACATTTAATAGTGGGAAATTTGAAGGTGTTTCCACTGTCAAAGCTGAGAGTGCTCAAGCTTGTGGAACTACAGCGAAGGAGCCTTGCAGAACACCTTTTTTAAAGGTGGAACCAAACAATAATTGTCTGACACCTGCACTTTGTTCCAGCATTGGCAGTTGTTTGAGCGTGAAAAGTAGCTCAGAAAATACCTTACCATTAAAAGGCCCTTATATTATTAAAACATCAGCAAGTTCTTCAGTGAAAGCTGTTCCTACTCCTAATATATCTGAGCAGCAGGGCACTAAGTTGAATATCTTGGATTCAGTAAAACAGCAGAATGAGATTTTTCCAAAACCACCTCTTTATACGCTCTTGCCTGATGGCAAACAGCCTGTTTTTTTAAAGTGTGTGATGCCAAATAAGACAGAGCTGCTGAGGTCTAAATTAGTCCAAAATAGTACTTATTATCAGCATATACGGCCAAAGAAACCTGAAGGAACACCAcaaaaaatattgctgaaaatTTTTAACCCTGTTTTAAATGTGACTGCTGCTAATAATCTGTCAGTAAGCAACTCTGCAACCTCACTGCAGAAAGACAATGTACCATCTAATCAGACTACAGGAGGAGAGCAAAAAGAGCCAGAATCTTCTAGAGATGCCTTACCCTTCTTACTAGATGATATGATGCCAGCAAATGAAATTGTGATAACTTCTACTGCAACGTGCCCGGAATCTTCTGAGGAACCAGTATGTATCACTGACCATTCAGATGCCAGGGTATTAAGGTGTAAAACAAATTGTACAATTGAGAGAAGCTTCAGTAGAAAAAAgacttccaaaaaaaatttttctagaaTAAAAACTCATGTAAGCAGTAAAGATTCTGATACTGCCTTTGTATCTAGAAACAGAAACTGTAAACGAAAATGTAGTTACCAAGAACCTCCAAGAAAAAAAGCAACATTACATAGAAAGTGTAAAGAAAAGACTAAACCTGAAGATGTCCATGAATCATTTGATTTTAGCAGACCTAGGCTTTCAAAAGATTCAGTCAGAACTTTGCGGCTTTTCCCCTTTAGTTCCAAACAGCTTGTGAAATGTCCTAGGAGAAACCAACCAGTTGTAGTTTTGAATCACCCTGATGCAGATGCACCAGAAGTAGTAAATGTAATGAAAACTATTGCTAAATTTAATGGACGTGTACTTAAGGTTGCATTGTCAAAAAGAACTATCAATGCTTTACTGAAACCAGTTTGTTGTAATTCCTCTGAAACAACTTATGATGATTTTTCCAAGAGGCACAAAACATTTAAACCTGTTAGTTCTGTGAAAGAAAGATTTGTGCTAAAATTAACACTCAAAAAGACAAGCAAAAACAATTATCAGATTGTGAAAACTACCTCTGAAAATGTTCTGAAGGCTAAATTTAACTGTTGGTTTTGTGGTCGAGTGTTTGACAATCAGGATGCTTGGGCTGGTCATGGGCAGAGACATTTAATGGAAGCTACTCGTGATTGGAATATGTTAGAGTAA